The uncultured Dysgonomonas sp. genome contains the following window.
TTATGTTAAAAAAGCTTTCATCGAATAGATTTTTTTTTATCTTTGCATGCGTTTGGAGTTGCATTCTTCTTGTACTCCTTTTCAAATATGGATATATTTAAATTTTTATGAAAAATAATTTCTTCGATAGGTTTAAACCTAAAGAAAACAAGTTCTTTCCGCTAATGAGTGAGATGGCTCAGATAATTTTGGTTGCATCTGACCTGATCATCGAGTGTGTCCAAGTTACTAACCACAATGATGCTGTAGAGTACTACAAGAAAATTAAAGAACAGGAACGCAAAGCGGATGCTATCCAAAACAAAATTTTTGAAGAGTTGAACGAAACGTTTATTACTCCATTCGACAGGGAAGATATCAATCATCTTTCGTCTACGATGGATGATGTAACCGATCTGATCAACAGTTGTGCGAAACGTATCATGCTTTACAGTCCGAAGGTAATGCCTGAGGCTGCAACACGTCTGGCTATGTTTGTCCGTGAATCTGCCGGCTTTTTAGTTCAGGCGATAGATGAACTGGATGTGTTGAAAAAGAGTACGGTGAAAATCAAGGAATACTGCGAACAATTAGCTGTTATTGAGAAAAAAGCAGATGACGTATATGAGCATTTTCTTATCGACCTGTTTGAGAATGAAACAGACGCCATCGAAGTTATAAAACTTAAAGATATCCTCCATGAACTCGAACGGGCCACTGATGCCTCCGAAGCAGTCGGGAAGATTATAAAGACAATGATTGTTAAGTACTCATAATCAAACCTAGAAATGACATTACTGATAATAATTATTGTTTTAGCCATTATTTTCGATTTTATCAATGGATTCCACGATGCGGCTAACTCGATAGCCACAGTCGTATCCACAAAAGTTCTTACCCCTACCCAAGCCGTTATCTGGGCTGCATTTTTCAACTTTGTTGCTTATTTTATCGCCAAATTTATTATCGGAGGTTTCGGTATTGCTGATACTGTTTCTAAAACCGTGGATATGAGTTTTATCGCCAATCCTTCGCATGTTATTATTGCCGGGCTGGTAGCTGCTATCACATGGAATCTGATTACATGGTGGCTGGGTATACCTTCGTCGTCATCGCATACACTTATCGGTGGATTTGCCGGAGCCGGTATTGCCGCTTCTGGCTTTCAGGCAGTGCATGCAGGGGTGATAGGCGTTATAGCATTGTTTATTGTTGTGGCTCCTCTGATAGGTATGGTTGGTGGTAATTTTATTACATTGCTGACGCTTCATCTGGTGAAAAAGGTTAAGCCGAACAAAGCAGATCGGTGGTTTAAAAGACTACAGCTTATATCATCCGCATTACTTAGTATAGGACACGGTCTTAATGACTCTCAGAAAGTGATGGGTATCATAGCTGCTGCATTGATTGCATTTTCTCAAACGAACGTAGATGTGCATCCGTGGTTGCAAATGAGCTCGATGGCAGATATGCACGATTGGGTTCCTCTGGTTTGTTTTACGGCAATAGCAGTCGGTACCATGTGTGGAGGATGGAAGATAATGAAAACAATGGGTAACCGTATTACCAAAATTACACCGATAGAGGGCTTTTGTGCTCAGTCGGCCGGAGCATTGACTTTGTTTATTACTGAGATACTGCATGTGCCTGTGAGTACAACGCATGTGATCACCGGGAGTATTATCGGAGTAGGTTCCATAAAGCGCCTTTCGGCTGTGCGCTGGGGTGTAACAAAAGACTTGCTTGTTGCCTGGATTTTGACTATTCCCGTGAGTGCAGTTATGGCTATGCTTTTTTATTACGGACTAGGTCTGTTTATTGCATAGCTCGCTGATTCCCCTATTGACACAAACGTATTTTTTTATGGCAAAAGATCAAATAGAGCACTCCGGTGCTCTGATGAAAAGTGATAAAGTTTACTTTCCGAATCTGAACGGATTGCGCTTTTTCGCTGCTTTTATTGTTCTTTTGGGGCATCAGGAGCAAATGAAGTCTTATTATCTGGGAATGGATCCTTATCTCTTGGTTAAAAATCCGGATTCAGGACAACTGGGGGTTATTTTATTCTTTGCTTTGTCCGGATTTCTTATCACTTACTTATTGTTGATGGAGGAAGCCAAGACGAAAACAGTCTCTGTTAAGGACTTCTATATACGGCGTATTTTACGCATCTGGCCCCTATATTATTTTCTTATTTTGCTTGTCTTTTTTGTGTTGAGGTTTATTCCTTTTTTTGATTTGCCTCATGTCGATGTGGATACAGCTTACTCTCCCCGGAACCTTATATTATATTTACTTATTCTGCCTAATGTGGTGATTCATGCGCTCGAATCGGTAATCCCATATATAGGGCATACATGGTCGATCGGGGTAGAAGAGCAGTTTTATATTTTATGGCCTCTGTTGATGAAGTTTGTGAAGAAGAAAGAAAGGCTGCTCTTTGGTGTGATAATAATATATTTGTTGGTGAAATTCGCCTTACTTCCATATTTGCAAGAGGCAACAGAAAGCTATTATATATACCTTTTTTCTAAAGTATGGAATAAATTCAGTATCGATTGTATGGCTATCGGAGGTTTGTTTGCTGTATGGCATTACAAGAAGAGAGC
Protein-coding sequences here:
- a CDS encoding inorganic phosphate transporter; translated protein: MTLLIIIIVLAIIFDFINGFHDAANSIATVVSTKVLTPTQAVIWAAFFNFVAYFIAKFIIGGFGIADTVSKTVDMSFIANPSHVIIAGLVAAITWNLITWWLGIPSSSSHTLIGGFAGAGIAASGFQAVHAGVIGVIALFIVVAPLIGMVGGNFITLLTLHLVKKVKPNKADRWFKRLQLISSALLSIGHGLNDSQKVMGIIAAALIAFSQTNVDVHPWLQMSSMADMHDWVPLVCFTAIAVGTMCGGWKIMKTMGNRITKITPIEGFCAQSAGALTLFITEILHVPVSTTHVITGSIIGVGSIKRLSAVRWGVTKDLLVAWILTIPVSAVMAMLFYYGLGLFIA
- a CDS encoding DUF47 family protein; protein product: MKNNFFDRFKPKENKFFPLMSEMAQIILVASDLIIECVQVTNHNDAVEYYKKIKEQERKADAIQNKIFEELNETFITPFDREDINHLSSTMDDVTDLINSCAKRIMLYSPKVMPEAATRLAMFVRESAGFLVQAIDELDVLKKSTVKIKEYCEQLAVIEKKADDVYEHFLIDLFENETDAIEVIKLKDILHELERATDASEAVGKIIKTMIVKYS
- a CDS encoding acyltransferase, which produces MAKDQIEHSGALMKSDKVYFPNLNGLRFFAAFIVLLGHQEQMKSYYLGMDPYLLVKNPDSGQLGVILFFALSGFLITYLLLMEEAKTKTVSVKDFYIRRILRIWPLYYFLILLVFFVLRFIPFFDLPHVDVDTAYSPRNLILYLLILPNVVIHALESVIPYIGHTWSIGVEEQFYILWPLLMKFVKKKERLLFGVIIIYLLVKFALLPYLQEATESYYIYLFSKVWNKFSIDCMAIGGLFAVWHYKKRAILKYLYNPVLNWSIVLFVCAVLFSTFRLPYVNYEFFAILFGILILNLATNPHPIINFENKVFNYLGRISYGLYMYHIIAVIISVKLLDYMGIHAWGVQTCFSLGITVLISTLSYYGFEQRFIQMKGKFSKILSGDNVHK